From Brassica napus cultivar Da-Ae unplaced genomic scaffold, Da-Ae ScsIHWf_1403;HRSCAF=1985, whole genome shotgun sequence, one genomic window encodes:
- the LOC125597238 gene encoding uncharacterized protein LOC125597238, with protein sequence MVLSVLHASLELPILEAYVHFETPKRLWDMLHKRYGNKSNISRVFDLKQTISVLRQDGEDLTKHMGKFGALWSELESLRPNTTDEESLIERREQDQVFGLLMTLDESYQDVIKHILRSPALPSMEEVCAQLQKEEGSLGLFGGKKGMSTAHKAEEAQANKAAYRGDGRKYEKYEGSCEHCKRQGHKKNQCWILHPHLRPSKFNKDREAKAHLSAEASGAGSSGASPNVKAGESEGRALTSQEVITKADFEAFIRAL encoded by the coding sequence ATGGTGCTGTCTGTGCTCCATGCCTCTCTGGAGCTCCCCATCCTTGAAGCTTACGTGCACTTTGAGACTCCTAAGCGCCTTTGGGACATGCTCCATAAgaggtatggaaacaagtccaacataagtcgtgtgtttgatctgaagcaaaccatcagcgtcttgaggcaagatggagaagatctcaccaagcacatggggaagtttggagctttgtggtccgaacttgagagtcttagacccaacacaactgatgaggaatcgctcattgagaggagagagcaagatcaggtgtttgggctaTTGATGACTCTAGATGAAAGCTACCAGGATGTGATTAAACATATCCTGAGATCACCTGCtctcccatccatggaggaggtatgcgcacaacttcagaaggaggaaggctctcttgggttgtttggaggcaagaagggAATGTCAACGGCTCATAAAGCGGAAGaggcgcaagcaaacaaggcagcgtaccgtggagatggaaggaagtatgagaagtatgagggaagctgtgagcattgcaagcggcaggggcataagaagaaccagtgctggattctacatccacacctcaggccgagcaagttcaacaaggatagagaagctaaggctcacctttctgctgaagcaagtggtgctggctcatcaggggctagtccaaatgtcaaggcgggtgaaagtgaaggcagagctctaacttctcaggaggTGATCACCAAGGCTGACTTTGAGGCATTCATCCGAGCCCTCTAG